From a region of the Saccharomyces cerevisiae S288C chromosome IX, complete sequence genome:
- the AIM20 gene encoding Aim20p (hypothetical protein; overexpression causes cell cycle delay or arrest; green fluorescent protein (GFP)-fusion protein localizes to vacuole; null mutant displays elevated frequency of mitochondrial genome loss; relocalizes from nucleus to cytoplasm upon DNA replication stress; AIM20 has a paralog, SKG1, that arose from the whole genome duplication) has product MGNVSVAVGTAVGIPIAVGVIIALIFWCKLQRRYKKEEIRDADLEKMVMEEVAVSVYDGFKAEINSSSEASTINEKEANQDLKPCQEKTAKAGYTPAYRRQLNASMGTLRPKKQSTAYTNVPVIFSGEKVNYGMVRDPSYSFMYPLTLSRKETSSLRSASTSNLSSSTENTALHEEIKLDDPYENDFTNYTVNKREFIDSLRPH; this is encoded by the coding sequence ATGGGCAATGTGTCTGTGGCAGTGGGAACGGCAGTTGGGATTCCAATTGCTGTGGGCGTAATAATAGCCCTGATATTTTGGTGTAAATTACAACGACGttacaaaaaagaagagattaGAGATGCTGATTTGGAGAAGATGGTAATGGAAGAAGTGGCAGTGTCGGTATATGATGGTTTTAAAGCCGAAATTAACAGCTCAAGTGAAGCTTCCACGATAAACGAAAAGGAAGCAAACCAGGATCTTAAACCCTGCCAAGAAAAAACCGCCAAGGCAGGGTACACACCAGCATACAGAAGGCAATTGAACGCTAGTATGGGGACTTTGCGTCCAAAAAAGCAGAGCACTGCATATACCAATGTCCCCGTCATTTTCAGCGGCGAAAAGGTGAATTATGGGATGGTCAGAGATCCTTCCTATAGTTTTATGTATCCACTGACGCTATCGCGCAAAGAAACGAGTAGTTTGAGATCAGCTTCTACGTCAAACTTGTCATCGAGCACAGAAAATACTGCGTTACACGAAGAAATAAAACTGGATGACCCATATGAAAACGATTTTACGAATTATACTGTCAACAAGAGAGAATTTATTGACAGCTTACGGCCACACTAA
- the ATG44 gene encoding mitofissin (Mitochondrial fission factor (mitofissin) essential for mitophagy; required for Dmn1p-mediated mitochondrial fission; directly binds to lipid membranes and brings about lipid membrane fragility to facilitate membrane fission; S. pombe homolog complements null mutant): MTLVGKLVHISIDLVLVSTCLAGIKRNTGLTPKLETLDNQTMRNYMKRYLNLGESVYDYSVATCGSSTYFARK; encoded by the exons ATGACATTA GTAGGGAAACTAGTACACATATCCATAGATTTGGTCTTGGTATCAACGTGCCTCGCGGGGATTAAACGCAATACAGGTTTGACGCCTAAACTGGAGACTCTGGACAATCAGACTATGAGAAACTACATGAAGCGGTACTTGAACTTGGGAGAGTCTGTATACGACTATTCTGTTGCCACTTGTGGCTCCTCGACGTATTTCGCTAGGAAATAG
- the COA1 gene encoding Coa1p (Mitochondrial inner membrane protein; required for assembly of the cytochrome c oxidase complex (complex IV); interacts with complex IV assembly factor Shy1p during the early stages of assembly) yields the protein MMLRLVTKGLPKVTPSAAKAVLVRGSLLHSFSTSARFNNSVAEDEAKIVLKDKNRPLRIDRELPDPTTERRKRIAGFLLFSVAIGSALSLIFNYEKTESPIISNTLYYIRRSPATKNILGESIEFDGIIPWVYGELNSVKGRINITFYIKGDKNVTGTVRLVADRNTHDEEFLIHEWSVTAAGQKIDLLAENTKTPI from the coding sequence ATGATGTTAAGACTAGTAACTAAAGGGTTGCCGAAAGTGACACCTTCTGCAGCTAAGGCTGTGCTAGTGCGTGGTTCCTTGCTGCACTCATTCTCTACCAGCGCTAGATTCAATAATAGTGTCGCTGAAGATGAGGCCAAGATCGTTTTGAAAGACAAGAACAGGCCATTGAGAATTGACAGAGAATTGCCTGACCCAACCACGGAGAGGAGAAAGCGAATAGCTGgatttttgttgttttctgTGGCCATTGGGTCCGCACTATCTTTGATCTTCAACTATGAAAAGACGGAGTCCCCCATTATCTCCAACACGCTGTATTATATAAGACGGTCTCCAGCAACTAAAAACATACTGGGTGAGAGCATAGAATTTGATGGTATCATCCCTTGGGTCTACGGTGAACTGAACTCTGTGAAGGGTAGGATTAACATTACGTTTTATATCAAGGGGGACAAAAACGTTACTGGAACCGTTAGACTGGTTGCCGATAGGAACACTCACGACGAAGAGTTTTTGATTCATGAATGGAGCGTCACTGCCGCTGGCCAAAAGATCGATTTGCTAGCTGAAAATACCAAGACACCAATTTAA
- the UBP7 gene encoding ubiquitin-specific protease UBP7 (Ubiquitin-specific protease that cleaves ubiquitin-protein fusions; involved in cell cycle progression through S phase; UBP7 has a paralog, UBP11, that arose from the whole genome duplication), whose translation MLDDDKGTAMHPHITPFTPEYSNELLRRVQDLYHEDIKHYYPQLKLEKLLDLLEHTEYLFELYLDSIHHDRPNDALTAFIIGCYYVFLIIPQSLQFQTRNKSYSIYTDLKKMYENEMNMTNVVLMVKKEIGVVLDESVKHGAGIEHRITKKRAFSVPADDLSGQVASLSLDTAAPQDHGLKGTFTEDDAEQSSPVWTAPNLEPNDQLKLALLPEVIPTPAFREPERKTSVPVRPSVLLEDVPSIYHEDDTSFASLNPPFREITADRSVTHRKDSYHSVYMVDSGNLKEDNDDLFNVENDGFIQSLDILQKQSIITAPELFSILSNRVEREKVLLIDLRIPQRSAINHIVAPNLVNVDPNLLWDKQTNTPIYKDDILEHLLKENENFINRNKFDYIVYYTDVKTFMTINFDYAFIFFYLMLTSQKTPLTTVPTTLLGGYEKWKKTLHSYAQEYHISIEDYLYRPYSQKARLQQEQQQQQQQPDSQDSFSAKESSTKVPEPPSWKPPDLPIRLRKRPPPPPPVSMPTTPEIPPPLPPKIMVHSQVSSISRKPPIPAKQHVKKEQLNSNEIIQRKRQHQHQHYDQQILQPQRAYNIPTIERSPNVYVSLSITGLRNLGNTCYINSMIQCLFAAKTFRTLFISSKYKSYLQPIRSNGSHYSPKLSNSLSMLFNKMYLNGGCSVVPTGFLKVINQLRPDLKIPDDQQDTQEFLMILLDRLHDELSDQQHVANDYPNLLLYNADALKVSNNEYKHWFDKNVIGNGISPIDDIFQGQMENSLQCKRCGYTTFNYSTFYVLSLAIPRRSMKLSKLGRSTEKRVKLEDCINMFTSDEVLSGENAWDCPRCGPTASVSTSVSALENEPSIVKSKKKKSRFFTLHTGTKRRHLDFFGDGITEGHNSNNNNTTIFERERSRSPFRMLGGSGKRSSSSTPFSTGGNDSNNSSDYKNKKLTTVKTINFVTLPKILVIHLSRFYYDLTKKNNTVVTYPLILNIILKNNDTMKYKLFGVVNHTGTLISGHYTSLVNKDLEHNVNIGRSKWYYFDDEVVKADRKHGSDKNLKISSSDVYVLFYERVYD comes from the coding sequence ATGCTAGACGATGATAAGGGCACGGCCATGCATCCACATATAACGCCGTTCACGCCTGAGTACTCAAATGAATTACTGCGAAGGGTCCAGGACCTGTACCACGAAGATATCAAGCACTACTATCCGCAGCTAAAACTGGAGAAGCTGCTGGACCTTCTGGAGCATACAGAGTACCTATTCGAGTTATATCTAGATTCAATCCATCACGATAGGCCCAACGATGCACTGACAGCGTTTATCATTGGATGCTACTACGTGTTCTTAATTATTCCACAATCTTTGCAGTTCCAAACACGAAACAAGTCCTACAGCATCTATACAGATCTAAAAAAGATGTATGAGAATGAAATGAACATGACCAATGTTGTGCTTATGgtgaagaaagaaatcgGTGTGGTCCTAGATGAATCGGTTAAACACGGGGCCGGTATTGAGCACAGAATCACCAAGAAGAGGGCATTTTCAGTTCCAGCTGACGATCTTTCAGGTCAGGTAGCTTCACTATCACTTGACACCGCGGCACCGCAAGATCATGGCCTCAAAGGCACGTTTACTGAAGACGACGCAGAACAATCTTCACCTGTTTGGACAGCACCAAACTTAGAGCCCAACGACCAATTGAAACTGGCTTTATTGCCCGAAGTGATACCAACGCCAGCTTTTCGTGAGCCTGAAAGAAAGACAAGTGTTCCAGTGAGACCATCTGTTTTATTGGAAGATGTACCCTCCATATACCACGAGGATGACACTAGTTTCGCATCTTTGAACCCACCATTTCGAGAAATAACCGCAGATAGATCAGTAACTCATCGAAAGGATTCTTACCATTCTGTTTATATGGTGGATAGCGGCAACCTCAAGGAAGACAATGATGATCTGTTCAACGTTGAGAATGATGGCTTCATCCAGAGTTTGgatattttacaaaagCAGAGTATAATCACAGCACCAGAATTGTTTAGTATTTTATCGAATCGCGTTGAACGTGAAAAGGTTTTACTCATCGACTTGAGAATACCACAAAGATCTGCAATAAATCACATTGTGGCTCCGAACTTAGTGAATGTGGATCCAAACTTGTTGTGGGACAAGCAGACGAACACACCTATCTACAAGGATGACATATTGGAACATTTACTGAAGGAGAATGAGAATTTTATAAACCGTAATAAATTTGATTACATTGTTTACTATACTGATGTGAAGACCTTCATGACTATAAATTTTGATTAtgcatttatttttttttatttgatgCTGACTTCTCAGAAGACTCCTTTAACAACTGTACCTACTACCCTCTTAGGTGGGTACgaaaaatggaagaaaactcTGCATTCGTATGCCCAGGAGTATCATATCTCTATTGAAGATTACTTGTACAGACCTTACTCACAGAAGGCGCGCTTACAACAGgagcagcagcagcagcagcagcagccGGATTCTCAGGACTCTTTTTCCGCTAAGGAATCATCTACAAAAGTTCCTGAGCCTCCCTCCTGGAAGCCCCCTGACCTGCCTATAAGGTTAAGGAAACGTCCTCCACCTCCACCGCCTGTATCAATGCCCACAACCCCAGAAATTCCACCTCCTCTGCCCCCTAAGATAATGGTTCATTCACAAGTCAGTTCTATCTCTCGAAAGCCGCCAATACCAGCAAAGCAGCATGTCAAAAAGGAACAACTTAACTCCaatgaaattattcaaagaaaaagacagcACCAGCATCAGCATTACGACCAACAAATATTACAACCGCAAAGGGCGTACAATATTCCAACTATTGAACGCAGTCCAAACGTATACGTTTCGTTGTCCATCACGGGACTAAGAAATTTGGGCAATACATGTTACATTAATAGTATGATACAATGTCTATTCGCTGCGAAAACATTCCGGACACTCTTCATTTCATCCAAATATAAGAGCTATCTGCAACCAATAAGGAGCAACGGATCTCATTATTCTCCTAAACTTTCGAATTCACTAAGTATGCTCTTCAACAAGATGTATCTAAATGGTGGTTGCTCAGTTGTCCCAACAGGATTTCTCAAAGTTATCAATCAATTGCGTCCCGATTTGAAAATTCCTGATGACCAACAGGATACCCAAGAGTTCCTAATGATACTTTTAGACAGGTTACACGATGAACTTTCCGACCAACAGCATGTAGCGAACGATTATCCGAATTTATTATTGTATAATGCAGATGCCCTAAAGGTTTCAAACAACGAATATAAGCACTGGTTTGACAAAAATGTCATTGGTAATGGTATATCTCCTATTGATGACATTTTTCAAGGGCAAATGGAGAACAGCTTACAATGTAAAAGGTGCGGTTACACTACTTTCAACTATAGCACATTTTATGTTTTATCACTGGCTATACCAAGACGTTCCATGAAGTTGAGTAAACTTGGTAGGTCTACTGAGAAAAGAGTTAAGTTAGAGGATTGTATTAATATGTTTACAAGCGATGAGGTACTCTCTGGTGAAAATGCATGGGATTGCCCACGCTGTGGCCCCACGGCGTCTGTGTCTACATCTGTGTCTGCATTAGAGAATGAGCCATCCATTGTTAAgagtaaaaagaaaaaaagtcgGTTTTTTACATTACATACAGGAACCAAGCGTCGTCATCTCGACTTTTTTGGAGACGGTATTACTGAGGGCCataatagcaataataataatacgACAATCTTTGAACGAGAAAGGTCCAGATCACCCTTCAGGATGTTGGGTGGTAGTGGGAAGAGGTCCAGTTCCAGTACACCGTTCAGTACTGGTGGTAATGATAGTAACAACTCGAGTGATtacaagaacaaaaaattgacaaCAGTGAAAACGATAAATTTTGTAACTTTACCAAAAATCTTAGTCATCCATTTATCGAGATTTTATTACGATTtgaccaagaaaaataacaccGTCGTAACATATCCATTGATACTAAACAttatattgaaaaacaatgACACTATGAAATATAAGCTATTTGGAGTGGTTAACCATACAGGCACATTAATCAGTGGCCATTACACGTCACTGGTGAATAAAGACCTTGAACACAATGTGAATATTGGGCGTTCTAAATGGTACTATTTCGACGATGAGGTTGTCAAGGCAGATAGGAAACATGGATCTGataaaaacttgaaaatttcaagtAGCGATGTCTACGTATTGTTTTATGAAAGGGTTTATGACTAG